From a single Paraburkholderia youngii genomic region:
- a CDS encoding alkaline phosphatase family protein has protein sequence MKPITKWKRKQSAMCAAVALLAGLSSAVATAGDDHDHDRDHDRDRASVKHVLLISFDGLHEQDVARCIGANTCPNLALLAKSGTTYTNAHTPGLSDSFPGLAALVTGGSPKSAGLFYDVSYDRTLYAPSDTSCTGPTGWNVVFDETTGIDGENGGALIHLDGGGAFNPQAIPHALVNGVCTPVYPHNYLKTNTVFEVIKGNVNGARTAWADKHAWGYDWLNGPSGTGVDDLARTEINSIDPDTNSNYLDTYTHTEKFDNYHVQSLIHEIDGKDSTGQKNVAVPTVFGANFQTLSVAQKATVASGGGYLDASFTPGPQVAGAIAYIDDALGRIVSELKQRNLYSSTAIIVTAKHGQSPTDHSKLVKNGDTLTKLLEANNYLDSGGAFGQNATTSGNLNDGTGLVGTGMVQTDDVGLIWLRDQSQTAAVVKTLKDNLSCNAPGICADGPQAYILSGPQLANRFGDPSRGRTPDIIVQPNPGVIYTSSKSKDEEHGGNAPDDSHLGLVMYVPHAHHAGKVNDERVLTTQVAPTILRLLDLKPELLHSVAIEGTRPLPEFDRED, from the coding sequence ATGAAACCGATTACGAAATGGAAGCGTAAGCAAAGCGCAATGTGCGCCGCCGTCGCACTGCTCGCCGGGCTGTCCTCGGCAGTCGCGACCGCCGGCGACGATCACGATCACGACCGCGATCACGATCGCGATCGCGCGTCGGTCAAGCATGTGCTGCTGATCAGCTTCGATGGTCTGCATGAGCAGGACGTCGCGCGTTGCATCGGCGCGAACACCTGCCCCAATCTGGCGCTGCTCGCGAAGTCAGGCACCACGTACACGAACGCGCATACACCGGGACTGTCGGATTCGTTTCCGGGCCTCGCCGCACTCGTGACCGGCGGCTCGCCGAAGTCCGCGGGCCTGTTCTACGACGTCTCCTACGACCGCACGCTCTATGCGCCGTCCGATACCAGTTGCACGGGCCCGACCGGCTGGAATGTCGTGTTCGATGAAACGACCGGCATCGACGGCGAGAACGGCGGCGCGCTGATCCATCTCGACGGCGGCGGCGCGTTCAATCCGCAGGCGATTCCGCATGCGCTCGTCAATGGCGTCTGCACGCCCGTCTATCCGCACAACTATCTGAAGACCAACACGGTCTTCGAAGTGATCAAGGGCAACGTGAACGGCGCGCGCACCGCGTGGGCCGATAAACACGCGTGGGGCTACGACTGGCTCAACGGACCGTCCGGCACGGGTGTCGACGATCTTGCGCGCACCGAAATCAATTCGATCGATCCGGATACCAATAGCAACTATCTCGACACGTACACGCACACGGAGAAGTTCGACAACTACCATGTGCAATCGCTGATCCATGAAATCGATGGCAAGGATTCGACCGGTCAAAAGAACGTCGCGGTGCCGACGGTGTTCGGCGCCAACTTCCAGACGCTGAGCGTCGCGCAGAAGGCCACGGTCGCGTCGGGCGGCGGCTATCTGGATGCGAGTTTCACGCCGGGTCCGCAGGTGGCCGGTGCGATCGCGTATATCGACGACGCGTTGGGACGCATCGTGTCCGAACTGAAGCAACGCAATCTCTATTCGTCGACGGCGATCATCGTGACCGCGAAGCATGGCCAGTCGCCGACCGATCATTCGAAGCTGGTGAAGAACGGCGATACGCTGACCAAGCTGCTAGAAGCCAACAACTATCTGGATTCGGGCGGCGCTTTTGGGCAAAACGCTACGACGAGCGGCAACCTGAACGATGGCACCGGGCTCGTCGGCACCGGCATGGTGCAGACCGACGACGTCGGTCTGATCTGGCTGCGCGATCAAAGCCAGACGGCCGCGGTCGTGAAGACGCTGAAAGACAATCTGAGCTGCAACGCGCCGGGGATTTGCGCGGACGGTCCGCAGGCGTACATCCTGTCCGGCCCGCAACTGGCGAACCGGTTCGGCGATCCGTCGCGCGGCCGCACGCCCGACATCATCGTTCAGCCGAACCCGGGCGTCATCTATACGTCGAGCAAGTCGAAGGACGAGGAGCATGGCGGCAACGCGCCCGACGACAGCCATCTCGGTCTCGTGATGTACGTGCCTCATGCGCATCATGCCGGGAAGGTCAACGACGAGCGAGTGCTGACCACGCAGGTCGCGCCGACGATCTTGCGTCTGCTCGATCTGAAGCCTGAACTGCTGCATTCGGTCGCGATTGAAGGAACGCGTCCGCTGCCGGAGTTCGATCGCGAAGACTGA
- the hmpA gene encoding NO-inducible flavohemoprotein: MLTQKTKDIVKATAPVLAAHGYTIIQRFYRRLFEAHPELKNVFNMAHQEQGQQQEALARAVYAYAENIEDPGSLAAVLRNIANKHASLDVKAEHYPIVGEHLLGAIKDVLGDAATDDIISAWAQAYGNLADVLMGMESELRETRAAQPGGWTGWRTFVVKEKRPESSVITSFILEPKDGQPVANFEPGQYIGIAVDVPALGLQQIRQYSLSDLPNGHSYRISVKRESGEAGRPAGYVSSLLHDHVNVGDEVKLAAPYGTFYIDVHAKTPIVLISGGVGLTPMVSMLKRAIQDPQRRVVFIHGARNGAVHAMRDRLQQTAATQPNFRAIVFYDAPLDTDVQGRDYDNAGFIDLGKLRDEILLPGADYYICGPVPFMRLQHDALKNLDIHESKIHYEVFGPDLFAE, encoded by the coding sequence ATGCTGACGCAGAAAACCAAGGACATCGTAAAAGCGACGGCCCCGGTTCTGGCCGCGCACGGCTATACGATCATTCAACGTTTCTACAGACGGCTCTTCGAAGCGCATCCCGAACTGAAAAACGTTTTCAACATGGCGCATCAGGAGCAGGGGCAGCAGCAGGAAGCGCTCGCGCGCGCCGTGTACGCATACGCCGAGAACATCGAGGACCCCGGCAGTCTCGCCGCGGTGCTGCGCAATATCGCCAACAAGCACGCGAGCCTCGACGTGAAAGCGGAGCACTATCCGATCGTCGGCGAACATCTGCTGGGCGCGATCAAGGACGTGCTCGGCGACGCCGCGACCGACGACATCATCTCCGCGTGGGCGCAGGCATACGGCAATCTCGCGGACGTGCTGATGGGCATGGAGTCCGAATTGCGCGAAACGCGCGCGGCGCAGCCAGGCGGCTGGACCGGATGGCGCACGTTCGTCGTCAAGGAGAAGCGGCCCGAGAGCAGCGTGATCACGTCGTTCATCCTCGAACCGAAGGATGGACAGCCGGTCGCCAACTTCGAGCCGGGACAGTACATCGGCATTGCCGTCGATGTGCCCGCGCTCGGCCTGCAGCAGATCCGGCAATACAGTTTGTCCGACCTGCCGAACGGCCATAGCTATCGGATCTCGGTCAAGCGCGAGAGCGGCGAGGCCGGGCGGCCGGCGGGCTATGTGTCCTCGCTGCTGCACGATCACGTGAACGTCGGCGACGAGGTGAAGCTGGCAGCGCCGTACGGTACGTTCTACATCGATGTCCATGCGAAGACGCCGATCGTACTGATCAGCGGCGGCGTCGGTCTGACGCCGATGGTCAGCATGTTGAAGCGCGCAATTCAGGACCCGCAGCGGCGCGTGGTGTTCATTCATGGTGCACGCAACGGCGCGGTGCACGCGATGCGTGACCGTCTGCAGCAGACCGCCGCCACCCAGCCGAACTTCCGCGCGATCGTGTTCTATGACGCGCCGCTCGATACCGACGTGCAGGGCCGCGACTACGACAACGCCGGTTTCATCGACCTCGGCAAGCTGCGCGACGAGATCCTGTTGCCCGGCGCCGACTACTACATCTGCGGTCCGGTTCCATTCATGCGGCTACAGCACGACGCATTGAAAAACCTGGACATTCACGAGTCGAAGATTCACTACGAGGTGTTCGGACCAGATCTGTTCGCTGAATGA
- a CDS encoding MAPEG family protein, whose translation MNNIALGCVAVLGLLLFGLGLSVSMLRFRERTTAGCADDPADLLHKLVRAHGNTAEYAPFLAVLFLFLGARSPSTVTVSLMVIATLCRCLLVVGLVAFPTMAKPNPLRFVGAIGTYGTGIALCLALMR comes from the coding sequence ATGAACAACATTGCTCTCGGATGCGTAGCGGTGTTGGGGCTGCTGTTATTCGGCCTCGGCTTGTCGGTATCGATGCTGCGTTTTCGCGAACGTACCACTGCGGGCTGCGCCGATGATCCTGCCGACCTGTTGCACAAGCTGGTTCGGGCGCATGGCAACACAGCGGAATACGCGCCGTTTCTGGCGGTGCTATTTCTCTTTCTGGGCGCGAGATCGCCGTCCACGGTGACGGTGTCGCTGATGGTCATCGCGACCTTGTGCCGGTGCTTGCTCGTCGTAGGGCTTGTCGCGTTTCCGACGATGGCGAAGCCCAACCCTTTGCGCTTCGTCGGTGCGATTGGGACTTATGGCACAGGGATTGCATTGTGTTTGGCGTTGATGCGCTGA
- the cydB gene encoding cytochrome d ubiquinol oxidase subunit II produces the protein MTTGTFDLALVWAAILAFAVLAYVLLDGFDLGVGILFAVEHHREDRDVMVNSIAPVWDGNETWLVLGGGGLFAVFPLAYGVILPALYPPIIAMLLALVFRGVAFEFRFRAIGRGRAWWDAAFFGSSALAALCQGLVLGGLLQGIKVSGFSYVGGWWDWLTGFTILCGLAVMAGYTLLGSCWLIWRTEGPLHERCRRHARTMAVTVLALIVVVTLWTPMLPNSLTARWFRWPDLLFTAWVPVLVVLLAFGFFRSLSARRHLLPLLFAYGIFVLCYAGLLISLYPNLAPPSISFRAAAAPHASLLFLLVGAAITVPMILGYTVYAYSVFKGKMRAGEGYH, from the coding sequence ATGACGACAGGAACGTTTGATCTCGCTTTGGTATGGGCCGCGATCCTCGCGTTCGCGGTGCTCGCATACGTGCTGCTCGACGGCTTCGATCTCGGCGTCGGCATCCTGTTCGCGGTCGAGCACCACCGCGAAGACCGCGACGTGATGGTGAATTCGATCGCACCGGTATGGGACGGCAACGAGACGTGGCTCGTGCTCGGCGGCGGCGGCTTGTTCGCGGTGTTTCCGCTTGCCTACGGCGTGATTCTGCCGGCGCTCTATCCGCCGATCATCGCGATGCTGCTCGCGCTGGTGTTCCGCGGCGTCGCTTTCGAATTCCGCTTTCGCGCGATAGGTCGCGGCCGCGCATGGTGGGACGCCGCGTTCTTCGGCAGCTCGGCGCTCGCGGCGCTGTGCCAGGGGCTCGTGCTCGGCGGCCTGCTGCAAGGTATCAAGGTCTCGGGGTTCTCGTATGTGGGCGGCTGGTGGGACTGGCTGACCGGCTTCACGATCCTGTGCGGTCTCGCGGTGATGGCCGGTTACACGCTGCTTGGCTCGTGCTGGCTGATCTGGCGCACCGAAGGTCCGTTGCACGAGCGTTGCCGGCGACACGCGCGCACGATGGCCGTCACCGTGCTCGCGCTGATCGTGGTGGTCACGCTATGGACGCCGATGCTGCCCAACTCGCTGACGGCGCGCTGGTTCCGTTGGCCGGACCTGCTGTTCACCGCCTGGGTACCGGTGCTGGTCGTGCTGCTGGCCTTCGGATTTTTCCGCAGCCTGTCTGCGCGCCGCCATCTGTTGCCGCTGCTGTTTGCGTACGGCATCTTCGTGCTGTGCTACGCGGGGCTTCTGATCAGTCTTTATCCGAACCTCGCGCCACCGTCGATTTCGTTCCGCGCGGCGGCAGCGCCGCATGCGAGCCTGCTGTTTCTGCTGGTCGGCGCCGCGATCACGGTGCCGATGATTCTCGGCTATACCGTGTATGCGTACTCGGTGTTCAAGGGAAAGATGCGCGCGGGCGAGGGGTACCACTGA
- a CDS encoding PPC domain-containing DNA-binding protein translates to MQAHPLRLSPGDDLRVAIEDALRQPELQAAFVVQGIGSLHVAALRFAGAQAPTEIRGDLEILTLAGSVSPDGAHLHMSIADARGQVFGGHVARGCMVRTTVELLLVSVPGYSFAREHDPQTGFMELVIRGGAPQADSA, encoded by the coding sequence ATGCAAGCACATCCCCTCCGGCTCTCGCCCGGCGACGACCTTCGCGTCGCCATCGAAGACGCGCTTCGTCAACCCGAGCTGCAAGCGGCCTTCGTCGTCCAGGGCATCGGCAGTCTTCACGTTGCGGCATTGAGATTCGCTGGCGCGCAAGCGCCAACGGAAATTCGCGGCGACCTCGAAATATTGACCCTCGCAGGCTCCGTCTCGCCCGATGGCGCTCATCTGCACATGTCGATCGCTGATGCACGCGGGCAGGTGTTCGGCGGTCATGTGGCGCGCGGGTGCATGGTGCGCACGACCGTCGAGTTGTTGCTCGTGTCGGTTCCGGGCTATTCGTTCGCGCGGGAGCACGATCCGCAGACAGGGTTTATGGAACTCGTGATTCGCGGCGGTGCGCCGCAAGCCGATTCCGCCTGA
- a CDS encoding DUF2795 domain-containing protein, whose translation MTNSRSTTGERPLNPFIDVQKALKGASYPADKDSLIETAKANGADDDVLQRLQDLPDQQYQSPAEVSKGVGNE comes from the coding sequence ATGACCAACTCCCGTTCGACCACGGGCGAGCGCCCGCTGAACCCGTTCATCGACGTGCAGAAAGCGCTGAAGGGCGCTTCCTATCCCGCCGACAAGGACAGCCTCATCGAAACCGCGAAAGCCAATGGCGCCGATGACGACGTGCTGCAACGGCTCCAGGATCTGCCCGACCAGCAGTATCAGAGCCCCGCCGAAGTCTCGAAGGGCGTCGGCAATGAATAG
- a CDS encoding hemerythrin domain-containing protein has protein sequence MSNDASSLSPSITSMIRLDHMHVLAASHRYHASTPWWRKRAIVNGVCDALEIHAQLEEEIFYPALDRALGNDETLTKSRSEHDEMRATIAKLRAMGPENAAYDGLFLQLIREVAHHVADEETILLPDAERVLKNELQSLGAAMTRRRMQLLGERPMNIAVNAAGTFPIATLLLGSTLLLALRRSLPRSRRAARTQRQYE, from the coding sequence ATGTCCAATGACGCCTCATCGTTGTCGCCGTCGATTACGTCGATGATCCGCCTCGACCATATGCACGTGCTCGCCGCTTCGCACCGATACCACGCGTCCACGCCGTGGTGGCGAAAACGCGCGATCGTCAACGGCGTGTGCGATGCGCTTGAAATCCACGCGCAACTGGAGGAAGAAATTTTCTACCCGGCGCTAGACCGCGCGCTGGGCAACGACGAGACACTGACCAAAAGTCGTTCCGAGCACGACGAGATGCGCGCGACGATCGCAAAGCTGCGCGCAATGGGCCCCGAAAACGCCGCGTACGACGGGCTGTTTCTTCAACTGATCCGCGAAGTCGCCCATCACGTCGCCGACGAGGAAACCATCCTGCTGCCCGACGCCGAGCGCGTGCTGAAAAACGAACTGCAGTCGCTCGGCGCCGCGATGACGCGCCGCCGGATGCAGTTGCTCGGAGAGCGTCCGATGAACATTGCGGTGAATGCGGCGGGTACGTTTCCGATCGCCACGCTGCTACTGGGATCGACCTTATTGCTCGCGTTGCGGCGCAGCCTGCCGAGGTCGCGTCGCGCGGCACGGACGCAGCGTCAATATGAGTAG
- a CDS encoding manganese catalase family protein: MFMHNKRLQYTVRVGTTNPGLANLMLEQFGGPQGELAAAMRYFTQAVAEEDPGRKDMLFDIATEELSHLEIIGSIVAMLNRGAKGELAEAVEQQADLYRKLNGAGNDSHLTQVLYGGGPPLTNSGGVPWSAAYIDTIGEPTADLRSNIAAEARAKIIYERLINVTDDAGVREALGFLMTREVAHQKSFEKALYAITPSFPPGKLPPRQEFASVYYKMSHDGAVINTPWNSGTGLTIRTGEPAVDGGDGNASVSLEAQQQAAVTAMATRLRSDPSSDPTTGAEIGSEVPRSNELG, translated from the coding sequence ATGTTCATGCACAACAAAAGGCTGCAATACACGGTTCGCGTCGGCACGACCAATCCCGGGCTTGCGAATCTGATGCTGGAGCAGTTCGGCGGTCCGCAAGGCGAACTGGCCGCCGCGATGCGCTACTTCACGCAGGCCGTTGCGGAAGAAGACCCCGGGCGCAAGGACATGCTGTTCGACATCGCCACCGAAGAGCTGAGCCATCTCGAGATCATCGGCTCGATCGTCGCGATGTTGAATCGCGGCGCGAAAGGGGAACTCGCCGAAGCGGTCGAGCAGCAAGCCGATCTGTATCGCAAGCTCAACGGCGCGGGCAACGACAGCCACCTTACGCAGGTGCTATACGGCGGCGGACCGCCGCTGACGAACTCCGGCGGCGTACCGTGGAGTGCCGCGTACATCGACACGATCGGTGAGCCGACTGCGGACCTGCGCTCCAACATCGCCGCCGAAGCGCGCGCGAAGATCATCTATGAACGGCTGATCAACGTCACCGACGATGCCGGCGTGCGCGAGGCGCTCGGCTTTCTGATGACCCGCGAAGTCGCGCATCAGAAGTCGTTCGAGAAGGCGCTGTATGCGATCACGCCCAGTTTCCCGCCGGGCAAGCTGCCGCCGAGACAGGAATTCGCGAGCGTCTACTACAAGATGTCGCACGACGGAGCGGTGATCAACACACCGTGGAACAGCGGCACCGGTCTCACGATACGGACTGGTGAGCCGGCGGTGGATGGCGGCGACGGCAATGCGTCGGTGAGCCTCGAAGCGCAACAGCAAGCCGCGGTTACCGCGATGGCCACGCGTCTGCGATCCGACCCCTCGAGCGATCCGACGACCGGCGCCGAAATAGGCAGCGAAGTCCCGCGCAGCAACGAGCTCGGGTGA
- a CDS encoding DUF427 domain-containing protein → MSTHSVPNDKPVKIPGPDHPITIEQHRARVIVMAGGHVIADTHDALTLREARYPAVLYIPRKDVDMTRLERTAHATYCPYKGDCAYFSIPSAGERGTNAVWTYEHPYDAVASIREHLAFYPDRVDSITQEPAAH, encoded by the coding sequence ATGTCCACCCATTCGGTCCCGAACGACAAACCCGTCAAGATCCCCGGCCCGGACCATCCGATCACGATCGAGCAGCACCGCGCGCGCGTGATCGTGATGGCTGGCGGCCACGTGATCGCCGATACACACGATGCGTTGACGCTGCGCGAGGCCCGCTATCCGGCCGTGCTGTACATCCCCCGCAAGGACGTGGACATGACCCGGCTCGAACGCACGGCGCACGCGACTTATTGTCCATACAAAGGCGATTGTGCCTACTTCTCGATTCCATCGGCCGGCGAGCGCGGCACCAACGCGGTGTGGACCTACGAGCACCCTTACGACGCCGTCGCGTCGATCCGCGAACACCTCGCGTTCTACCCCGACCGCGTGGATTCCATCACGCAGGAGCCGGCCGCTCATTAG
- a CDS encoding HAD family hydrolase, with the protein MRFFALATDYDNTLATDGQVADSTWAALERLRASGRHAILVSGRELDDLLAICPRIELFSRVVAENGGVLYCPADGARRLLAPAPPENFVAELRRRAPNAFSVSQTLVATMKPHEHVALDVIRDLGLELRIIFNGDAVMIVAPGVSKASGLSAALADLELSPLNVAGIGDAENDHALLDACGLAATVANALPELQKHAAIVTGGVAGAGVAELIDALVADDLRSIADASPRNRIVLGPRRDAPDSEPLSLPAYGSVVLLVGESGCGKSTATAGLLERLAGAGCQMCIVDPEGDYDNDDATFVLGDAGNAPSIDEAMQLLRRPARPAIALNLLRVPPSDRPLFCANLLLQVQRLRTRTGRPHWLVFEEAHHVFPAQWAGANQAIPDALETALAVTVSPEQLSPVLLQQVGTVLAMGDGAHAALQRFAAASGRDAPASSGDGAQLAKGDALLWRVSAAAPPQLVRLEPGRKEKRRHRRKYAEGLLIPERSFYFRGEHNALNLRAHNLVLFIEIAEGVDAATWQFHRQRGDYSRWFEQQIGDADLADEARGIEQDSALDAAQSLARIRAAIHARYTQPENPSLPAVLTGSPQSRDEPDPRRSDTDQRP; encoded by the coding sequence ATGCGATTTTTTGCGCTCGCGACCGACTACGACAACACGCTCGCCACCGACGGCCAGGTCGCCGATTCGACGTGGGCAGCGCTCGAACGCCTGCGCGCGTCGGGCCGTCACGCGATCCTCGTCAGCGGACGCGAGCTCGACGACCTGCTCGCGATCTGCCCGCGCATCGAGCTGTTTTCGCGCGTGGTCGCGGAAAACGGTGGCGTGCTGTATTGCCCGGCCGATGGCGCGCGCCGTCTGCTCGCACCCGCACCGCCGGAAAATTTCGTCGCGGAGTTACGTCGGCGCGCGCCCAACGCTTTCAGTGTCAGCCAGACTTTGGTCGCGACGATGAAGCCCCATGAGCATGTCGCGCTCGATGTGATTCGCGACCTTGGGCTCGAGTTGCGGATCATCTTCAACGGCGACGCGGTGATGATCGTGGCGCCGGGCGTGTCGAAGGCGAGCGGCCTGAGCGCGGCGCTCGCCGATCTCGAACTGTCGCCGCTGAACGTGGCCGGTATCGGCGACGCGGAAAACGACCATGCGCTGCTCGACGCGTGCGGCCTCGCGGCGACTGTCGCGAACGCCTTGCCGGAGTTGCAGAAGCACGCCGCTATCGTGACGGGCGGCGTCGCGGGCGCGGGCGTCGCCGAACTGATCGACGCACTCGTCGCCGACGATCTGCGCAGCATCGCCGATGCGTCGCCGCGCAATCGCATCGTGCTCGGCCCTCGTCGTGATGCGCCGGACAGCGAGCCGCTGTCGTTGCCCGCGTACGGCAGCGTCGTGCTGCTCGTCGGTGAATCGGGCTGCGGCAAGTCCACCGCGACGGCAGGCCTGCTCGAACGGCTCGCGGGCGCGGGCTGCCAGATGTGCATCGTCGATCCTGAAGGCGACTATGACAATGACGATGCGACCTTCGTGCTCGGCGATGCGGGCAATGCACCGTCGATCGACGAGGCGATGCAGTTGCTGCGCCGTCCGGCGCGGCCCGCCATCGCGCTCAATCTGCTGCGGGTGCCGCCGTCGGATCGGCCGCTGTTCTGCGCGAATCTGCTGTTGCAGGTGCAGCGTCTGCGCACGCGCACCGGGCGGCCGCACTGGCTCGTGTTCGAAGAGGCGCATCACGTGTTTCCCGCGCAATGGGCCGGCGCGAACCAGGCGATTCCGGATGCGCTGGAAACGGCGCTGGCGGTCACCGTGTCGCCGGAGCAGTTATCGCCGGTGTTGCTGCAGCAGGTCGGCACCGTGCTCGCGATGGGCGACGGCGCGCATGCGGCCTTGCAGCGCTTTGCGGCGGCAAGTGGACGTGATGCGCCAGCGTCGAGCGGCGACGGGGCGCAACTCGCCAAAGGCGACGCGCTGTTATGGCGCGTCAGCGCCGCCGCGCCGCCGCAGCTCGTGCGGCTCGAGCCCGGCCGCAAGGAAAAGCGCCGGCATCGTCGCAAGTACGCTGAGGGGCTGCTGATTCCCGAGCGCAGCTTTTACTTTCGCGGCGAGCACAACGCGCTGAACCTGCGCGCGCACAACCTCGTGCTGTTCATCGAGATTGCCGAGGGTGTCGATGCGGCGACATGGCAGTTTCATCGCCAGCGTGGCGACTATTCGCGCTGGTTCGAACAGCAGATCGGCGACGCGGACCTGGCCGACGAAGCACGCGGCATCGAGCAGGACAGCGCGCTCGATGCCGCGCAAAGCCTCGCGCGCATCCGCGCGGCGATCCACGCGCGCTACACCCAACCGGAGAATCCTTCGCTGCCCGCGGTGTTGACAGGCTCGCCGCAAAGTCGCGACGAGCCCGACCCGCGTCGGTCCGACACGGATCAGCGGCCGTGA
- a CDS encoding cytochrome ubiquinol oxidase subunit I: MSIPIDAVTLARMQFGFTIAFHIIFPALSIGLASYLAVLEGAWLVTHKPVYLAVYRYWLTIFAVVFGIGVVSGLVMSYQFGTNWAGFAFRAGPIVGPLMGYEVLTAFFLESGFLGVMLFGMKRVGPRLHFLATVLVAIGTLMSAFWILAVNSWMQTPQGYAIVDGRFFPADWLRIIFNPSFPFRLLHMVLAAYLSVAFLVGAVGARHLLGDSRNVCARLMVSMALWMACIVAPIQMVVGDQHGINTLKHQPAKIAALEGDWLARPGQPLILFGFPNMRTETTDYALEVPHLGALILTHTWDGSIAGLKSFPPSERPFSPVVFWAFRVMVGLGILMALLGLGSLALRYRRTLYEARWMQRIMVAMGPAGLIALLCGWTVTEVGRQPYTVYGLLRTADSVSPIAAPGVAVSLASFGVVYAIVFGAAVVFLFRLMAATPTLDTPGPAKDKPHRSAGITPGPAQAPSVPSTPGSHADDDRNV, encoded by the coding sequence ATGTCTATTCCCATCGATGCCGTGACCCTCGCGCGAATGCAATTCGGCTTCACGATTGCTTTCCACATCATCTTTCCGGCGCTGTCGATCGGTCTCGCGAGCTACCTCGCCGTGCTCGAAGGCGCATGGCTCGTCACCCACAAGCCCGTATATCTCGCCGTCTACCGCTACTGGCTGACGATCTTCGCGGTCGTGTTCGGCATTGGCGTCGTGTCGGGGCTCGTGATGTCGTATCAGTTCGGCACCAACTGGGCGGGCTTTGCGTTTCGTGCGGGTCCGATCGTCGGGCCGCTGATGGGCTACGAAGTATTGACCGCTTTCTTTCTCGAGTCGGGCTTTCTCGGCGTGATGCTGTTCGGCATGAAACGCGTCGGCCCGCGTCTGCACTTTCTCGCGACCGTGCTCGTCGCGATCGGCACGCTAATGAGCGCGTTTTGGATTCTCGCCGTCAATTCGTGGATGCAGACACCGCAGGGCTATGCGATCGTCGACGGACGCTTCTTTCCGGCCGACTGGTTGCGCATCATCTTCAACCCGTCATTTCCGTTCCGGCTCTTACACATGGTGCTGGCCGCGTATCTGAGCGTCGCGTTCCTCGTCGGCGCGGTCGGCGCCAGGCATCTGCTCGGCGATTCGCGCAATGTCTGCGCGCGCCTGATGGTGTCGATGGCGCTATGGATGGCCTGCATCGTCGCGCCGATCCAGATGGTGGTCGGTGACCAGCACGGTATCAACACGCTCAAGCACCAGCCGGCCAAAATCGCCGCGCTCGAAGGCGACTGGCTCGCGCGTCCCGGTCAGCCGTTGATTCTGTTCGGGTTCCCGAACATGCGCACGGAGACGACCGACTATGCGCTCGAAGTACCGCATCTCGGCGCGCTGATTCTGACGCACACCTGGGACGGCTCGATCGCCGGCCTCAAATCGTTCCCGCCGTCCGAGCGCCCGTTCTCGCCGGTCGTGTTCTGGGCGTTTCGCGTGATGGTCGGACTCGGCATCCTGATGGCGCTGCTCGGCCTGGGCAGTCTCGCGTTGCGCTATCGAAGGACCCTGTACGAAGCGCGCTGGATGCAGCGGATCATGGTCGCGATGGGCCCGGCTGGTCTGATCGCGTTGCTGTGCGGCTGGACCGTCACCGAAGTCGGCCGGCAGCCGTACACGGTGTACGGTCTGCTGCGGACGGCCGACAGTGTGTCACCGATCGCCGCGCCCGGCGTCGCGGTATCGCTCGCGAGCTTCGGTGTGGTGTACGCGATCGTCTTCGGCGCAGCCGTGGTCTTTCTGTTCCGGCTGATGGCGGCGACGCCCACGCTCGACACGCCCGGCCCCGCGAAGGACAAGCCGCATCGCAGCGCCGGCATCACACCGGGCCCAGCACAGGCACCGTCCGTCCCATCAACTCCGGGGAGTCACGCCGATGACGACAGGAACGTTTGA
- a CDS encoding DUF4142 domain-containing protein produces MKRVTAIAALCCGLAAIPHIAGAQTEAASTTSANPLPQADKDFVQAASMSSSTEIDAAKLATKNSSDKDVKSFAHHMMLDHTKLTMQLKMAAPHGVAVPKDNSDTTVLDSLKSLHGKAFDQAYIQKVGMQGHEDALSAFKKEISDGQNADLKKAAQKALPTIEEHYKMAQDLATKKGVTK; encoded by the coding sequence ATGAAGCGCGTTACCGCCATTGCCGCACTTTGCTGTGGGCTTGCCGCTATCCCTCATATCGCCGGCGCGCAAACCGAGGCCGCCTCGACCACGAGCGCCAATCCGCTGCCTCAGGCCGACAAGGACTTCGTGCAGGCGGCGAGCATGTCGTCGTCGACCGAAATCGACGCGGCCAAGCTCGCGACGAAGAACTCCAGCGACAAGGATGTGAAATCGTTCGCGCATCACATGATGCTCGATCACACGAAGCTCACGATGCAACTGAAGATGGCTGCGCCACACGGCGTCGCGGTGCCGAAGGACAATTCCGACACCACGGTGCTGGACTCGCTGAAGAGCCTGCATGGCAAGGCATTCGATCAGGCGTATATCCAGAAGGTCGGCATGCAGGGACACGAGGACGCGCTGAGCGCATTCAAGAAAGAAATCTCCGATGGCCAGAACGCTGATCTGAAGAAGGCCGCGCAAAAAGCGCTGCCTACCATCGAGGAACACTACAAGATGGCGCAGGATCTCGCGACGAAGAAGGGGGTGACGAAGTAG